The Tenrec ecaudatus isolate mTenEca1 chromosome 14, mTenEca1.hap1, whole genome shotgun sequence genome contains a region encoding:
- the PPP4R3A gene encoding serine/threonine-protein phosphatase 4 regulatory subunit 3A isoform X2, whose translation MTDTRRRVKVYTLNEDRQWDDRGTGHVSSGYVERLKGMSLLVRAESDGSLLLESKINPNTAYQKQQDTLIVWSEAENYDLALSFQEKAGCDEIWEKICQVQGKDPSVDITQDLVDESEEERFDDMSSPGLELPSCELSRLEEIAELVASSLPSPLRREKLALALENEGYIKKLLELFHVCEDLENIEGLHHLYEIIKGIFLLNRTALFEVMFSEECIMDVIGCLEYDPALSQPRKHREFLTKTAKFKEVIPISDPELKQKIHQTYRVQYIQDMVLPTPSVFEENMLSTLHSFIFFNKVEIVGMLQEDEKFLTDLFAQLTDEATDEEKRQELVNFLKEFCAFSQTLQPQNRDAFFKTLSNMGILPALEVILGMDDTQVRSAATDIFSYLVEYNPSMVREFVMQEAQQNDDDILLINLIIEHMICDTDPELGGAVQLMGLLRTLVDPENMLATANKTEKTEFLGFFYKHCMHVLTAPLLANTTEEKPSKDDFQTAQLLALVLELLTFCVEHHTYHIKNYIINKDILRRVLVLMASKHAFLALCALRFKRKIIGLKDEFYNRYIMKSFLFEPVVKAFLNNGSRYNLMNSAIIEMFEFIRVEDIKSLTAHVIENYWKALEDVDYVQTFKGLKLRFEQQRERQDNPKLDSMRSILRNHRYRRDARTLEDEEEMWFNTDEDDIEDGEAVVSPSDKTKNDDDIMDPISKFMERKKLKESEEKEVLLKTNLSGRQSPSFKLSLSSGTKSNLSSQSSATAPPGSPGSPGSPGSPGSPGSVPKNTSQTAAITTKGGLVGLVDYPDDDEDDDEDEDKEDTLPLSKKAKFES comes from the exons GTTCTCTGCTTCTGGAATCCAAAATCAATCCCAACACTGCTTACCAGAAACAGCAG GATACTTTGATTGTGTGGTCTGAAGCCGAAAACTATGACTTGGCCCTTAGCTTTCAAGAAAAAGCTGGATGTGATGAAATTTGGGAAAAAATATGCCAG GTTCAAGGAAAGGACCCTTCAGTGGACATCACTCAGGACCTTGTGGATGAATCAGAAGAGGAGCGGTTTGATGATATGTCATCCCCAGGCTTAGAATTGCCATCCTGTGAATTAAGTCGCCTCGAGGAGATTGCAGAACTGGTGGCGTCGTCTTTACCTTCTCCCCTTCGTCGTGAAAAACTTGCACTAGCACTGGAAAATGAGGGTTATATTAAAAAGCTCTTGGAGCTTTTTCATGTATGTGAGGATTTGGAAAATATTGAAGGACTACACCACTTGTATGAAATCATCAAAGGCATCTTCCTCTTGAATCGAACTGCTCTTTTTGAAGTTATGTTCTCTGAGGAATGTATAATGGACGTCATTGGATGCTTAGAATATGATCCTGCTTTATCACAGCCACGAAAACATAGGGAATTTCTAACAAAAACAGCCAAGTTTAAAGAAGTGATTCCCATATCAGATCCTGAGCTAAAACAAAAAATTCATCAGACGTACAGAGTCCAGTATATACAAGATATGGTTCTACCTACCCCTTCGGTCTTTGAAGAAAATATGTTATCAACACTTCATTCCTTCATCTTTTTCAATAAGGTAGAAATTGTTGGTATGCTACAG GAAGATGAAAAATTTCTAACAGATTTGTTTGCACAACTAACAGATGAAGCAACAGATGAGGAGAAAAGACAGGAATTG gttaactttttaaaagaattttgtgCGTTTTCCCAAACGCTACAGCCTCAAAACAGAGATGCTTTTTTTAAGACCTTGTCAAACATGGGCATTTTACCAGCATTAGAAGTCATCCTC GGCATGGATGATACACAGGTGCGAAGTGCTGCTACTGATATATTCTCATACTTGGTTGAATATAATCCATCCATGGTACGAGAGTTTGTCATGCAGGaggcacaacagaatgatgaT GATATTCTGCTCATCAACCTCATTATAGAACATATGATTTGTGATACAGATCCTGAACTAGGAGGAGCAGTGCAACTTATGGGCCTGCTTCGAACTTTAGTTGACCCAGAGAACATGCTAGCCACTGCCAAT AAAACAGAAAAGACTGAGTTTCTGGGTTTCTTCTACAAGCACTGTATGCATGTTCTCACTGCTCCCTTGCTGGCAAACACCACAGAAGAGAAGCCCAGTAAAG ATGATTTTCAGACTGCCCAGTTATTGGCACTTGTATTGGAATTATTGACATTTTGTGTGGAACACCATACCTACCACATAAAAAACTACATTATTAATAAAGATATCCTCCGGAGAGTCCTAGTTCTTATGGCGTCAAAGCATGCTTTCTTGGCATTAT GTGCTCTTCGTTTCAAGAGAAAGATTATTGGATTAAAAGATGAGTTTTATAATCGCTACATAATGAAAAGTTTTTTATTTGAACCAGTGGTGAAAGCATTTCTCAACAATGGATCTCGCTACAACCTGATGAACTCTGCCATAATAGAGATGTTTGAATTTATCAGAGTG GAAGATATAAAATCATTAACTGCTCATGTAATTGAAAATTACTGGAAAGCACTGGAAGATGTAGATTATGTGCAGACATTTAAAGGATTGAAACTGAGATTTGAGCAACAAAGAGAAAGGCAAGATAATCCCAAACTTGACAG TATGCGCTCCATTTTGAGGAACCATAGGTATCGAAGAGATGCCAGGACACTGGAAGATGAAGAAGAGATGTGGTTTAACACAGATGAAGATGATATCGAGGATGGAGAAGCTGTGGTGTCTCCATCTGACAAAACTAAAAATGACGACGATATTATGGATCCAATAAGTAAATTCATGGAAAGGAAGAAAT TAAAAGAAAGTGAGGAAAAGGAGGTGCTTCTGAAAACGAATCTCTCCGGTCGGCAGAGCCCAAGTTTCAAGCTTTCCCTCTCTAGTGGGACAAAGTCTAATCTCAGCAGCCAGTCATCTGCAACAGCCCCGCCTGGCTCCCCAGGCTCCCCTGGATCCCCGGGCTCCCCTGGCTCTCCTGGATCTGTCCCCAAAAATACATCTCAGACGGCAGCTATCACCACAAAG GGAGGCCTCGTGGGTCTGGTAGATTATCCTGACGATGATGAAGATGACGATGAGGATGAAGACAAGGAAGACACGCTACCACTGTCAAAGAAAGCAAAGTTTGAGTCATAA
- the PPP4R3A gene encoding serine/threonine-protein phosphatase 4 regulatory subunit 3A isoform X1 — MTDTRRRVKVYTLNEDRQWDDRGTGHVSSGYVERLKGMSLLVRAESDGSLLLESKINPNTAYQKQQDTLIVWSEAENYDLALSFQEKAGCDEIWEKICQVQGKDPSVDITQDLVDESEEERFDDMSSPGLELPSCELSRLEEIAELVASSLPSPLRREKLALALENEGYIKKLLELFHVCEDLENIEGLHHLYEIIKGIFLLNRTALFEVMFSEECIMDVIGCLEYDPALSQPRKHREFLTKTAKFKEVIPISDPELKQKIHQTYRVQYIQDMVLPTPSVFEENMLSTLHSFIFFNKVEIVGMLQEDEKFLTDLFAQLTDEATDEEKRQELVNFLKEFCAFSQTLQPQNRDAFFKTLSNMGILPALEVILGMDDTQVRSAATDIFSYLVEYNPSMVREFVMQEAQQNDDVSKKLTEQKITNKDILLINLIIEHMICDTDPELGGAVQLMGLLRTLVDPENMLATANKTEKTEFLGFFYKHCMHVLTAPLLANTTEEKPSKDDFQTAQLLALVLELLTFCVEHHTYHIKNYIINKDILRRVLVLMASKHAFLALCALRFKRKIIGLKDEFYNRYIMKSFLFEPVVKAFLNNGSRYNLMNSAIIEMFEFIRVEDIKSLTAHVIENYWKALEDVDYVQTFKGLKLRFEQQRERQDNPKLDSMRSILRNHRYRRDARTLEDEEEMWFNTDEDDIEDGEAVVSPSDKTKNDDDIMDPISKFMERKKLKESEEKEVLLKTNLSGRQSPSFKLSLSSGTKSNLSSQSSATAPPGSPGSPGSPGSPGSPGSVPKNTSQTAAITTKGGLVGLVDYPDDDEDDDEDEDKEDTLPLSKKAKFES; from the exons GTTCTCTGCTTCTGGAATCCAAAATCAATCCCAACACTGCTTACCAGAAACAGCAG GATACTTTGATTGTGTGGTCTGAAGCCGAAAACTATGACTTGGCCCTTAGCTTTCAAGAAAAAGCTGGATGTGATGAAATTTGGGAAAAAATATGCCAG GTTCAAGGAAAGGACCCTTCAGTGGACATCACTCAGGACCTTGTGGATGAATCAGAAGAGGAGCGGTTTGATGATATGTCATCCCCAGGCTTAGAATTGCCATCCTGTGAATTAAGTCGCCTCGAGGAGATTGCAGAACTGGTGGCGTCGTCTTTACCTTCTCCCCTTCGTCGTGAAAAACTTGCACTAGCACTGGAAAATGAGGGTTATATTAAAAAGCTCTTGGAGCTTTTTCATGTATGTGAGGATTTGGAAAATATTGAAGGACTACACCACTTGTATGAAATCATCAAAGGCATCTTCCTCTTGAATCGAACTGCTCTTTTTGAAGTTATGTTCTCTGAGGAATGTATAATGGACGTCATTGGATGCTTAGAATATGATCCTGCTTTATCACAGCCACGAAAACATAGGGAATTTCTAACAAAAACAGCCAAGTTTAAAGAAGTGATTCCCATATCAGATCCTGAGCTAAAACAAAAAATTCATCAGACGTACAGAGTCCAGTATATACAAGATATGGTTCTACCTACCCCTTCGGTCTTTGAAGAAAATATGTTATCAACACTTCATTCCTTCATCTTTTTCAATAAGGTAGAAATTGTTGGTATGCTACAG GAAGATGAAAAATTTCTAACAGATTTGTTTGCACAACTAACAGATGAAGCAACAGATGAGGAGAAAAGACAGGAATTG gttaactttttaaaagaattttgtgCGTTTTCCCAAACGCTACAGCCTCAAAACAGAGATGCTTTTTTTAAGACCTTGTCAAACATGGGCATTTTACCAGCATTAGAAGTCATCCTC GGCATGGATGATACACAGGTGCGAAGTGCTGCTACTGATATATTCTCATACTTGGTTGAATATAATCCATCCATGGTACGAGAGTTTGTCATGCAGGaggcacaacagaatgatgaTGTAAGTAAGAAGTTAACAGAGCAAAAAATAACCAACAAG GATATTCTGCTCATCAACCTCATTATAGAACATATGATTTGTGATACAGATCCTGAACTAGGAGGAGCAGTGCAACTTATGGGCCTGCTTCGAACTTTAGTTGACCCAGAGAACATGCTAGCCACTGCCAAT AAAACAGAAAAGACTGAGTTTCTGGGTTTCTTCTACAAGCACTGTATGCATGTTCTCACTGCTCCCTTGCTGGCAAACACCACAGAAGAGAAGCCCAGTAAAG ATGATTTTCAGACTGCCCAGTTATTGGCACTTGTATTGGAATTATTGACATTTTGTGTGGAACACCATACCTACCACATAAAAAACTACATTATTAATAAAGATATCCTCCGGAGAGTCCTAGTTCTTATGGCGTCAAAGCATGCTTTCTTGGCATTAT GTGCTCTTCGTTTCAAGAGAAAGATTATTGGATTAAAAGATGAGTTTTATAATCGCTACATAATGAAAAGTTTTTTATTTGAACCAGTGGTGAAAGCATTTCTCAACAATGGATCTCGCTACAACCTGATGAACTCTGCCATAATAGAGATGTTTGAATTTATCAGAGTG GAAGATATAAAATCATTAACTGCTCATGTAATTGAAAATTACTGGAAAGCACTGGAAGATGTAGATTATGTGCAGACATTTAAAGGATTGAAACTGAGATTTGAGCAACAAAGAGAAAGGCAAGATAATCCCAAACTTGACAG TATGCGCTCCATTTTGAGGAACCATAGGTATCGAAGAGATGCCAGGACACTGGAAGATGAAGAAGAGATGTGGTTTAACACAGATGAAGATGATATCGAGGATGGAGAAGCTGTGGTGTCTCCATCTGACAAAACTAAAAATGACGACGATATTATGGATCCAATAAGTAAATTCATGGAAAGGAAGAAAT TAAAAGAAAGTGAGGAAAAGGAGGTGCTTCTGAAAACGAATCTCTCCGGTCGGCAGAGCCCAAGTTTCAAGCTTTCCCTCTCTAGTGGGACAAAGTCTAATCTCAGCAGCCAGTCATCTGCAACAGCCCCGCCTGGCTCCCCAGGCTCCCCTGGATCCCCGGGCTCCCCTGGCTCTCCTGGATCTGTCCCCAAAAATACATCTCAGACGGCAGCTATCACCACAAAG GGAGGCCTCGTGGGTCTGGTAGATTATCCTGACGATGATGAAGATGACGATGAGGATGAAGACAAGGAAGACACGCTACCACTGTCAAAGAAAGCAAAGTTTGAGTCATAA